The Raphanus sativus cultivar WK10039 chromosome 6, ASM80110v3, whole genome shotgun sequence sequence GGGATTTCCTTCTACTTCCTTACAGACACCTAATGGGAGAAAAGACCAATCCAGTCCAGAGGTATCCCTCAATACTTTTCATTCAACTAAGCCTTACTACCCTAAGAGTATCAAGCAGAAATGTATAATCAAAGAAGACAATCTACGAGAAAAGGGAACACATTGATAAACTCTGTAAATATAATCCACTTAAAAGATACAAACACTGAATCAAATTAACCATGTTTtcccaggaaaaaaaaaaaagagagaagccTTTACACATCGCTCCACTATTCCCACCACCACAAAACCAAACAACTTTAGATTATGATGCCATTCGTTCTTACTAAtcagcaaaaaaagaaaactatcaAATGTTTCGTAAAATCATCAAAAGATCacaagaagagagaagagagtatAGATCAAGAAACAAGCGTACGAGATCAACCCACGATGCTCCTCCCCACCATCAGCCAAAGACACAACCAACGCCGAGCAAGCCCTCGTCGACCACAGCACAAACACCCCCGCAACCACAAACCTAACCGCCCCAGCTCCCTGCGGCACGAACAACGACACAGCAGACAAAATCACCACCGGAAGCAAACAATACCCAACCAGACTCGTACACGTGTGCAGGTTCAAGTTCCCGTTCCTCCCCGCGAGCATGTTGAACACCGCGTATAGGAAGATGGACGACACCACGATCCACCCGAGTATCACCCCGAACTGGATCTTCCCGGCGAGGAGCTGGAATAGGCAGAGCGCGAGGTAGAGGAAGATCGGCCCCGATAGATCCGAGTCGTGGTGGACGGTCTGGTTGATCCGGAACGGGTTGAGGATGGATCTCGTCTTCTTCCAGATCTGATCGGGGTGGATGCCGAGCTCGTCGAGGAGAGGCTCCTCGTCCTCGAAGGAGGACGATCCTCCTCCTCCGAAGGACGCGGAGGAGTTTAAGGTCCCGGTGAACGGTCCCGCGGGGGCGGCGGAGGAAGCCGCGGCGGATCCGATGTCGAAGGACATGAAAGGGATCGCGGAGGAGGATGGGCGTGGAGGTTGGAATGGAGCGGCGGGGAAGCGGCGTTGCTGGACGTTGGGGTTGGATGTGGATCCGCCGGAGGGGAAGACCACGGGTGGAATCGCGAAGTCCTTCGTCATCTTCTTCGAGAGATCAGGAATGGATTTCGAAAATTAGGGCtcgggtttttttttttcttcgttaGAAGCGTATAGAGAGTTAACTTCGTATACAACAAAGAAGAAGGTGTCTGAGGGTGGTTTCGTCAATCTAGGAATAATTTACTTGTATGTTACGAGATATCGTGAGTTAAGCTTCTTCGGCATTGGCATGATGTCGTGTAACACCTGCTAGGAATTACTATAATATCCTCCTTATAAGTTTAGATTGTTTTATGTGAAGGCCCGATGAGTCTCATCGGCCCAGTTGACGAAGTTTGGGCTAAAGAAATATTCGTGTACGATTTTACAAAGAAGAAGGTGTCTCAGGGTAGTTTCGCCGATCTATGTAGCAGTTTACTCGTAGGAAATTACTATAGTGTCGTCTTTATAAGTTTTAAGTAGTTTTGGTAAAGGCCCAATGGGTGTCACCCGATCCGAACTTCATTGaatttttattctgtttttcttttcttttccaaatAGAGAAGTAATGATTGTAGAAATTGAACAATGTACATGATGTTGCCTTCCTTGCAATTATGAGTGTCCAGGAGAGTTATACTTCATTAGTTGGTTCACTCAACTCTGAATTTTCATGAGCatcaattatgtttttaaaatttgtttagtgAACTTAATAATTGAATTTAAATTAGATCACAAATATATAAACGATTTTTAATAAACATGAGTTAACTCATAAAATTGGTCGTTTTATACTATATATGGACgacttctatttttcttaagCAAAActtataatttctatattaatcatttttatcttctaaaataaaaatgtaaaaccaatttttaaaaaatatataaaaaacaaaataatattgatatcaatcttttttttggtctaaatgttaaaTTGATATCAATCTTTATGTCATATATctttagaaattaaatataaaacaagatATTCATAAGACTCTCATgtggaatatatatttttatgatttgaaTAGATGAAGATTATGAAAATTTTGAAGATGAATCATCTCAAAACTTTTATGTTGAATAGATTTTTAGATCACTGATTTAcctttgatttaatttattattaagtgTTGGTTCTATTCAGTATTTTACTATTAAcgtttgaattttaaatatttcaattttaaatatttcaattttaaattatattataaaataaatttattctatagtttattttaaaattatttttattttttatatttgattgtgaATTACCTCATTTATTTCATGATCTAgattatttgaatttgaatctACTTATTAAATCTCATATAATAATTGAGTCGAGATGAATTAACTCATTAGAAACTCAAACTCATATGTACTAACTTGTGTTGAGATGTTGAAGATAATGATCAAACGAGAATAGTTTTTTTGAAAGTTATATTCCTCTGTATCATAAtaagttttattataattttttttgttacacaaaaattaattgcaaactgcatagattttataaatagttttatttatctcaaatactgttggtaaaaaatatgtaattaataataaaaatgtcaaaaatgacatttattcaGAAACGGAAAGAATACTATATCTGAAAGTTGACTTTCCAAGTCTGAGTTTAtgatggatgatgatgatttacTTTGAGGACTATTTATGTATCATCGAGATTCGTAGctgtctctctctccctctcagATTTTCTCACAAACACTTGATTTTTGTGTTATGgtgtacaaaaatataattatggaaaaaaacttttttgtcaactaattatggagaattaaaagaagaaaatgacaGCGTGAGTACAAGTGTACaagtttaaaaaggaaactcGAAATATAGTCACGGCCAGTGAGTTTAGCCGCCAATAGAGAAACTTTAAGATCAACTCGAGCTACCGATCACGTGATTGAAAATGGTAGCAGTAACGAGTAAGTACCTATGTTTTAACTGAACCCTTTACTTGAGTATCTTCTTATATCGTTACTGTCAATATATACTTATCCTCATGTGAATTACAATATTAATACTTTCCTTATCAGTTACATATTACTTTGAAACCAACCTGGCTGAGGTTATAAATCTCACTTAGCTAACCTTATTATCAAGCCGTGATAAACAAAGGAAAATGtagaagaataataaaaataataaagatactGGTTGTTTAAGAGGAGCAGAAGGTAGTACAATGTAGTCCCAGAATCCACCAAATCCTAAAGAACCAAACCCCACATGAAAAGGGCAACTAATTAACATATAAATGGAAACAAAAGTGAAATATCCCTCTGAGAAGATAGGCAGAGAGACACAACACTTTTGTCCTTTTTGTAGTAAACAAAATAGAGAACccacaaattaaaataaaattaaacaacaaAAGAACTAGTTTATAACCTTAATAACACCACTAACCCTTTACTAATTTCTTACACTACACtgataaaaagaagaaatacGAAAAGATGGATTCTTCTAATTGAGCAGGGTCATGATGATTTTTCAGTCTTAGCAAATCCAATTCTTGTCCTAAGAGTTTTGCTGCATCAAGACTGTCCAGAAGCAGAGCTTGAGGAAGAGATGTTGTTATTGCTTCCTTGGTTTGATCCACTAGAGTTCTTGGTTTTGGAGAGCTTCTGTTTGAGCTCAAAGAGAAGCTGTTGATTCTCCTGGTTCAGAATCTGA is a genomic window containing:
- the LOC108806051 gene encoding uncharacterized protein LOC108806051, yielding MTKDFAIPPVVFPSGGSTSNPNVQQRRFPAAPFQPPRPSSSAIPFMSFDIGSAAASSAAPAGPFTGTLNSSASFGGGGSSSFEDEEPLLDELGIHPDQIWKKTRSILNPFRINQTVHHDSDLSGPIFLYLALCLFQLLAGKIQFGVILGWIVVSSIFLYAVFNMLAGRNGNLNLHTCTSLVGYCLLPVVILSAVSLFVPQGAGAVRFVVAGVFVLWSTRACSALVVSLADGGEEHRGLISYACFLIYTLFSLLVIF